Within Anthonomus grandis grandis chromosome 19, icAntGran1.3, whole genome shotgun sequence, the genomic segment ctacatcacgaaaataccgggttataacgagattcgagcagaactaacggaatgggagcactttgaaaattcggaaaaagtcatttttttacctcgtttttgagcccaaaaatgggccctaaaaatgcgagatctcagctattatgagagctacaaaaatgcaaatggtctcgttggattcagaaggacgaaactaagtcaaaaccgttggaattttctcgatagtgccaatagaagccgagatatcgacctccaaagtttgggatttttcatttttcgggtatacccccccgtatcgaatttttcaccaaaatttgatttttgtcgagtttgaattaactataccagcgtcttatttggatcgtctacatcacgaaaacaccgggttataacgagattcgagcagaactaagggaatgagagcactttgaaaattcagaaaaattaattttttacctcgtttttgagcccaaaaatgggcactaaaaatgcgagatctcggcTATTATCAAAACTACAAAGATGCGGagggtctcgttggattcaggaggacgaaactaagtcaaaaccgttggaattttcccgatagtgcaaatagaagccgagatatcgacctccaaagtttgggatttttcatttttcgggtatacccccccgtatcgaatttttcaccaaaattttgatttttgtcgagtttgaactaactataccagcgtcttttTCGGATCatctacatcacgaaaacaccgggttataacaagattcgagcagaactaagagaatgagagcacttttaaaattccgaaaaagtcattttttgacctcgtttttgagcccaaaaatgggccctaaaaatgcgagatctcagctgtTATGAGAGCTATAAAgttgcaaatggtctcgttggacttagaaggacgaaactaagtcaaaaccgttggaattttcccaatagtgcaaatagaagccgagatatcgacctccaaagtttgggatttttcatttttcaggtatacccccccgtatcgaatttttcaccaaaatttggtttttttcgaatttgaattaactataccagcgtcttaatcgGATCatctacatcacgaaaacaccggattataacgagattcgagcagaactaagggaatgagagcactttgaaaattcggaaaaagtcattttttgacctcgtttttgagcccaaaaatggcccctaaaaatgcgagatctccgCTATTATGTGAGCTACAAGcctgcggatggtctcgttggacttagaaggacgaaactaagtcaaaaccgttggaattttctcgatagtgccaatagaagccgagatatcgacctccaaagtttgggatttttcatttttcgggtatacccccccgtattgaatttttcaccaaaatttgatttttttcaaatttgaattaactataccagcgtcttattcggATCatctacatcacgaaaacaccgggttataacgagattcgagcagaactaagggaatgagagcactttgaaaattcggaaaaagtcattttttgacctcgtttttgagcccaaaaatgggccctaaaaatgcgagatttCAGCTATTATGAGAGCTATAAAGatgcaaatggtctcgttggactTAGAAGGaagaaactaagtcaaaaccgttggaatttttccgatagtgcaaatagaagccaagatatcgacctccaaagtttaagatttttcatttttcgggtatacccccccgtattgaatttttcaccaaaatttgatttttgtcgaatttgaactaactataccagcgtcttattcggATCATctacatcacgaaaataccgggttataacgagattcgatgagaaataaaggaatgagagcactttgaaaattcggaaaaagtcattttttgacctcgtttttgaacccaaaaatgggccctaaaaatacAAGATCTCAACTATTATAAGAGCTATAAAGatgcaaatggtctcgttggacttagaaggacgaaactaagtcaaaaacgttggaattttcccgatagtgcaaatagaagccgagatatcgacctccaaagtttgggatttttcatttttcgggtatacccccccgtatcgaattttttaccaaaatttggTTTTTGTCGAGTTTCAACTAActgtaccagcgtcttattcggATCatctacatcacgaaaacaccgggttataatgggattcgagcagaactaacggaatgagagcactttgaaaatttggaaaaagtcattttttgacctcgtttttgagcccaaaaatgggccctaaacaTGCGAGATCTCGGCTATTATGAAAGCTACAAAGatgcaaatggtctcgttggattcagaaggacgaaactaagtcaaaaccgttgaaattttcccgatagtgcaaatagaagccgagatatcgacctccaaactttggtatttttcatttttcggatatacccccccgtatcgaatttttcacgaaaatttggtttttgtcgaatttgaactaactacaccagcgtcTTGTTCTCATCACCCatatcacgaaaacaccgggttataacgagattcgagcagaactaagggaatgagagcaatttgaaaattcggaaaaagtcatttttttacctcgtttttgagcccaaaaatgggccctaaaaatgcgagatctcagctattatgagagctacaaaaatgcaaatggtctcgttggatttagaaggacgaaactaagtcaaaaccgttggaattttcctgatagtgctaatagaagccgagatatcgacctccaaagtttgggatttttcatttttcgggtatacccccccgtatcgaatttttcaccaaaatttggtttttgtaaAACTTACCATTATTGACTGCAGCTATTGCCACAAGCACCAACAAGGTAAAAGCGATGCCCAACTTAAAGAAAATGGCCGGCAAGATGATCATGAAACGTTTCATCGCATGATGTACCAAAGTACGAcctaaaaaaatgatttttataaattattatcaaaatccCTTTTCGTATATTACGCACCTTCTTCCATCATCCTCCCGACGAATTGCACGGACGTTTCGGCCTTGGGGACGACATCTTCGGTGGCATAAACCGTGGCGAAAACGACCAAAAACACccctaaaaacaattttaaacccATGGTTAGTACTCGATCGAATTTGACTGTGAAATGCCAGCGGAACCATCGGGGGCATCAATTTTGTACGGGAAATTTCaccgaatttttttttaaaaaaaccatcaCGTACGGCCCACGCATTGTCTTCCGTGCGTCGGTCCGTGTATGGACAACGCGAGTTccgattatttatttatgaccATTTGGGTCAGTATATTGCGAACGCacggtaataaaataattaggtCACCTCGTAAATAAGTTATAACTGGATAAAGTAAACCTAATCTGGGATTAAATAATCCCGGATTAATCCGTGGCAGGTCGGTTTCACGTAATTCGATTAGGGGTTTATATAAAAGGGATCGTTGCAGTGATTCCTGCGGCCAGTTTAAAGAGATTCGATGTAGTGTCGTGCATTTTGGGGACACAATATGGGGACGTTCAATTGGACGAGTGAGCCCCTTTTTCAGTCCAGGTAAGGCCTAACGAAGTACCCCTccagaaattttcattttttgatcTGACCAAGAACCCTGTGAGTATTTATTCACTTCTTCCAGGCTTTCCaagaacttttctcttattttcaacataatttttttcacttaatCCAGGCTCTTGtgggtattttattatttattccagactttcagagtcttttttttatttatgcaatttgAGTCATCTCTGATACCtccaaaaatatgaaatttcttCCGGAAAGTTGATTCcattaaaatgaaaagaatATATAATTTAACCCACAAAAATTATAACTCCAGTAGCATTTCTAACGAATCAAAAAATTGCGGTCCCCTCTGTTTAACATTTCTAAGAGTAAaccaattttcatttttttcctcACCAATTTCCAAAGACGCAAGGCTTCACGTCATGATCTTCTCGACTAAAATTCAACCCAAAAATACCATGGATAACTAAAAggctaaaaaatacatttttatgacTAAATATAGCCACAACTATGCCCTAGTGGCCGCAATTTGCCCCATAAGTTTATCATAAAGTGGCTAAAAGTTATATCGATTTTAATGCCCGAaagatttatttgaaaattcattTCCCAGGTCGACACCGATCtcaatataaattattacactCAAAAATTtatctgtgattttttaattcgtgGTCAGCTCCATCTGGTTCTTTCA encodes:
- the LOC126747494 gene encoding uncharacterized protein LOC126747494, which encodes MGLKLFLGVFLVVFATVYATEDVVPKAETSVQFVGRMMEEGRTLVHHAMKRFMIILPAIFFKLGIAFTLLVLVAIAAVNNGFIGFMLLVVGLSSVLARFQEAKRPAATPYVTSPYYHHAHILDRKDDVDGSAAPAYQYVGTTSPYSAYAQYYNKINV